The genomic region TTTTCATTATTGAACTGAAAACCGTGTACCACAGGCACATCTATATTTAAGAAACCAGGTAAACGTCCATCAATAGGATCTAAACGAAACGCCTGGCTAAAACCGGTTGAATCATCCCCATACTGTAGATCAATTTCCTTTTTAACCGTATAATCTTGATTAATCAAAGATTCTACCACGACATCTTCTACAAATTCAATAGGCTCCAGCTTAATCTTTTCGATAAACCATTCGTTTACCCTTGGTTGGTTGGTTCCAGAAATACCATCGGAAAAAGGACGTGCTATATTGATATCCAAAAGGCCATCATTAGGGATCAATATATCAAAAGCGATATCAAACCTTTCATAACTACGTTCCGAAACATAACCATCCTGTTCTTCGTTGTTCGGATCTATTTCTTCGCTATTCCCAAATGATGCTATAAATCTGTTAAGGTTCAAAGTAGAGCCTAAATTGATTTCCACTGCCATTCCATTTGCAAAATATGCGTTGGTTGTAGAAGAAATCAACGGACTGATCAAATTAGAAACGGAAAATTCAAAGGACAATTTTTGTCCTTTTTTAACGTATATTTTTTTGGCCAGATAAATATATTTATCAAAAGTGATATCATTGACCGTGGTTGCATATTTGGCATCCAGTTTTATTTTATATTCATTGGTCGATAGGGCTTTGGCATAGTAATCACCAAATCCACGCCAGTCGCTTGCATATATTTCACCATAAACCCCGGTTGTAACCGCCCAACCATCGTTTTTTTCAACAGCAATAGTTTCCGGTAAGCTTTGAGGCTTTTTTGTATAACTAACCGCTATTTCCCCGAAAGCGGGAACCATAGTAACCTGCGGAGCCAATAAAGGTTTTTTTACCTCTTTTAATAATCTGGTAAACTCTACTTCACTATCGTACGTGCCGTCAAAATTGTATTTAAAATAGGTAAGCTCCCGAAGATGCCTTTTATTTAAACCTTCCACATACCAACGTCCATCTGCCTGGTAAACACAACATACCATATCTTCTAATAACTTTTGCAATATGGAATAGGCATCGGCACGTTTGTTTTTTTTAAGGTAATTTTCAGTTGATAAGTAAATATTATGATAGAGCTTCTTACTAACGTTTTCAATTGCTGCCGAAAAAAGAATATCCAGTTCCAACCCCGTTAATCGCAAACATTCTGCAATGATCCCAATAACGCTTTTTTCTTCACTATAAAAATCTTCAGATAGTAATTTACCTTTTAACCTACCCAAACCATCGGTAGCGGAAAAGGAAACAAACAAGTTGCTATTGGTGTACGGTTCACTATAGGTATCGGTCAACAAATGCCCTATCCAAATGAGTTTATCTTCATTTTCGGTTCTTATCTCTACCCGGTATTTGGTTTCATCGGAAGTAAAAAGATGGATAAAATGCGCATCGGAAAAACCCTTGACCAACATATTAAAATTCAACGCAGAACCTACCACAATGAGCGCATCCTTTTCATCGGATCCATTCCAGGAAAGTTCT from Galbibacter sp. BG1 harbors:
- a CDS encoding PKD domain-containing protein, with the translated sequence MNYYIDIIDTTDGSHVLVQEYASRDNVELSWNGSDEKDALIVVGSALNFNMLVKGFSDAHFIHLFTSDETKYRVEIRTENEDKLIWIGHLLTDTYSEPYTNSNLFVSFSATDGLGRLKGKLLSEDFYSEEKSVIGIIAECLRLTGLELDILFSAAIENVSKKLYHNIYLSTENYLKKNKRADAYSILQKLLEDMVCCVYQADGRWYVEGLNKRHLRELTYFKYNFDGTYDSEVEFTRLLKEVKKPLLAPQVTMVPAFGEIAVSYTKKPQSLPETIAVEKNDGWAVTTGVYGEIYASDWRGFGDYYAKALSTNEYKIKLDAKYATTVNDITFDKYIYLAKKIYVKKGQKLSFEFSVSNLISPLISSTTNAYFANGMAVEINLGSTLNLNRFIASFGNSEEIDPNNEEQDGYVSERSYERFDIAFDILIPNDGLLDINIARPFSDGISGTNQPRVNEWFIEKIKLEPIEFVEDVVVESLINQDYTVKKEIDLQYGDDSTGFSQAFRLDPIDGRLPGFLNIDVPVVHGFQFNNENFAQVSLEGANLIKDNIETVLYGGSYINDIEVIYNWEGGEQMVVKTPNLITSGNFTVELYRFVEVQGSRAYWEQWTDSIYQIESDSYAETVAKIFRRMFSTPHEKIDMVVNDAIKFNDMIAFDYIQSRKYVITNCKFNLDNGKSTVTMVRNFYQGDDIDVGDNIPPIVDCGPDIYISENDTSVNFDATAYDPDGFIASYQWTKISGPSGDVISSPAQEDTSVINLPLSGDLWEYQLTVTDNQGAQASDRIKVFRARTYEVSAPIRCITNNTMGSGSGSYVVRIKSADLNLNIPPNVVARVTVGFKGVAMGNREILSDTDGPLTVCSNYGSGVVQKNGIVIWPNDNFSAGMEAQTITFNMINTDQVILTVNALHPGSRNNIITVENVELIDNPGTVSGLPISYAAFSTYSPL